The following proteins are co-located in the Vigna angularis cultivar LongXiaoDou No.4 chromosome 2, ASM1680809v1, whole genome shotgun sequence genome:
- the LOC108328651 gene encoding peroxidase 44 codes for MKYLITTILTLFFVFPFAFGDLRVGFYGSSCPRAEEIVRQIVQRRFNRDRSITAALLRMHFHDCFVRGCDASILIDSTRGNQSEKAAGPNGTVRGFELIDEIKKALETACPSTVSCADIITLATRDSVAMAGGPRYDVATGRRDGLVSRISDVSLPGPRSTVSAAQQAFAANGMSLDEMVTLLGAHTIGVAHCSFFRDRLNDPNMDPGLQAKLGRICRPKKGDPTSFLDQNTSMVFDNEFYNQIILKRGVLFIDQQLALDPLSSKLVSVFAGNSAVFERSFINAIVKMGNIRVLVGTDGDIRKNCRVFNK; via the exons ATGAAGTACCTCATAACCACCATTCTTACGTTGTTCTTTGTGTTTCCCTTTGCATTTGGTGATCTGAGAGTTGGGTTCTATGGCTCTAGCTGCCCCAGAGCAGAGGAAATCGTTCGACAGATTGTTCAAAGGAGATTCAACCGCGATCGATCCATTACTGCAGCCTTGCTTCGCATGCACTTCCATGATTGCTTTGTCAGA GGGTGTGACGCGTCCATATTAATAGACTCAACCAGGGGCAACCAATCTGAGAAAGCCGCAGGGCCAAACGGCACCGTTCGGGGCTTCGAGCTAATAGACGAAATAAAAAAAGCGTTGGAAACAGCGTGCCCTTCAACGGTTTCATGTGCGGATATAATAACCCTTGCCACACGTGATTCCGTTGCCATGGCAGGTGGGCCCCGATACGACGTCGCAACGGGAAGGCGTGACGGCCTCGTCTCGAGAATCTCTGACGTGTCGCTGCCTGGGCCACGTTCCACTGTGTCGGCGGCGCAGCAAGCGTTCGCCGCAAACGGCATGTCGTTGGATGAAATGGTGACGCTGTTGGGAGCGCACACTATCGGTGTGGCGCACTGTAGTTTCTTTCGCGACAGGCTCAACGACCCCAATATGGACCCTGGTTTGCAGGCCAAGTTGGGCCGGATTTGTAGGCCCAAAAAAGGCGATCCCACAAGTTTTCTGGACCAAAACACGTCGATGGTTTTTGACAATGAATTCtacaatcaaattattttaaagaggGGTGTGCTTTTTATTGATCAGCAATTGGCTTTGGACCCTTTGTCGAGTAAGTTGGTGTCGGTTTTTGCTGGAAATAGTGCTGTTTTTGAAAGGAGTTTCATTAATGCTATTGTGAAGATGGGGAACATTAGGGTTTTGGTGGGGACTGATGGAGATATTAGGAAAAATTGTAGGGTTTTTAACAAATGA